Proteins from a genomic interval of Kribbella aluminosa:
- a CDS encoding carbohydrate ABC transporter permease, with protein MSHSTTTLARIGRIAGIMVLVVAAMVALGPLLWTVTTSLRTPAEAFGNPPQWLPLHPDFSNYSAVFDRIPIGRFFVNSVLVTGLIVAGQTVTCTLSGYAFAMISFPGRSVIFGIFLATMMVPLQTIIIPVFVIIRYLGLSDSPLSLVVSALGSAFGTFLMRQYFMQMPRELGEAARIDGAGHFQTFLMIYAKMAGPAIATLAILNFSGFWAEFYRPLIFLQSQDSFTLPLGLVGLQGNLGTGSISVVLAGVVLAILPSVVLFVFAQRYFIAGITAGASR; from the coding sequence ATGAGCCACTCCACCACGACCCTGGCACGGATCGGCCGGATCGCCGGCATCATGGTGCTGGTCGTCGCGGCGATGGTTGCCCTCGGCCCGTTGCTGTGGACGGTCACCACCTCGCTCCGCACACCCGCCGAGGCGTTCGGAAACCCGCCGCAGTGGTTGCCGCTGCACCCGGACTTCTCCAACTACAGCGCGGTCTTCGACCGGATCCCGATCGGCCGGTTCTTCGTGAACAGTGTGCTCGTCACCGGGCTGATCGTGGCCGGGCAGACCGTCACCTGCACGCTGTCCGGGTACGCCTTCGCGATGATCAGCTTCCCGGGACGCTCGGTGATCTTCGGGATCTTCCTGGCCACGATGATGGTGCCGCTGCAGACGATCATCATCCCGGTGTTCGTGATCATCCGGTACCTCGGACTCTCGGACAGCCCGCTGTCGCTGGTGGTCTCCGCGCTCGGCAGCGCGTTCGGGACGTTCCTGATGCGGCAGTACTTCATGCAGATGCCTCGCGAACTGGGCGAGGCGGCAAGGATCGACGGCGCCGGGCACTTCCAGACGTTCCTGATGATCTACGCCAAGATGGCCGGCCCGGCGATCGCCACACTCGCGATCCTGAACTTCTCCGGCTTCTGGGCGGAGTTCTACCGGCCGCTGATCTTCCTGCAGTCGCAGGACAGCTTCACCCTGCCGCTCGGCCTCGTCGGCCTGCAGGGCAACCTCGGCACCGGTTCGATCTCGGTGGTACTGGCCGGAGTCGTTCTGGCGATCCTGCCGAGCGTAGTGCTGTTCGTCTTCGCCCAGAGGTACTTCATCGCAGGCATCACGGCAGGAGCATCCCGTTGA
- a CDS encoding glycoside hydrolase family 32 protein, which yields MFRTALSLVLATSLATGAYAEPYRPQFHFSLPHSWMGDPNGLVYENGQYHLYSYGTWEGATSKDLVHWQNVPVTGPQRDTGSNAFFSGSAVVDTHNTTGFGTSKNPPMVAMYTSVQQGSGVQAQSLAYSTDHGRSWTRYDGNPVLDLGSKDFRDPKVFWYKDSWRMVITLSDQHKVSVYSSPDLKQWKHLSDFGPFGSISGVWEMPDLFPLRVDGKTTKWVLSVSVGSTGVQYFVGKFDGTTYTPDGPATYTPPAGVPLENFESGSYGDWTTSGDAFGSAPASGTLPDQQEVSGFVGTRLVNSYNGGDRSTGTLSSPAFTITKPHLNFAIGGGQHPYVEGATPFGTLPSGEVFADFSGSTYGDGWTATGSFAGSGPSPSSLPNQLGPQVLDTFTPDGDAGTGTITSPVFTISHPYIDLQVAGGDHPWGQPNPTAVNLLVDGKVVATASGPNAPDLTWNNWDVSQYQGKRAQLQVVDDNTEASGWGHLMVGDILFADSPAKPWDVQTGVNLVVDGKVVRSATGANSEALDWTSWDLQDLIGKQAHLEVVDHSSGGWGHVLADDFRLSDSPASSTNERAHWMDFGSDFYAANTWNGTGGKRVGIAWMSNWAYAGQIPTTPWQGATTFPRDLSLRTIDGSVQLVQQPVAGLTSLRGTAVQVRNVTATSSTRAVNVSGDTLEIEAHLRAGTAGRFGLNVRTGGTQYTQIGYDTRSKKLYVDRRHSGAVDFSTSFADVKSAPLNLVNGELTLRILVDRASVEVFADQGQVTLTDQIFPDPASRGVTLFAENGTTSADLKAWPLKSSWQKASEVAGG from the coding sequence ATGTTCCGTACGGCGCTGTCCCTCGTCCTGGCCACGAGCCTGGCCACCGGTGCCTATGCAGAGCCCTACCGACCACAGTTCCACTTCAGCCTTCCGCACAGCTGGATGGGCGATCCGAACGGCCTGGTCTACGAGAACGGCCAGTATCACCTCTACAGCTACGGCACCTGGGAAGGTGCCACGAGCAAGGATCTCGTGCACTGGCAGAACGTGCCCGTCACCGGCCCGCAGCGCGACACCGGAAGCAATGCGTTCTTCTCCGGCAGCGCGGTCGTCGACACGCACAACACCACGGGGTTCGGGACGTCGAAGAACCCGCCGATGGTCGCGATGTACACCAGCGTGCAGCAAGGCTCGGGCGTCCAGGCGCAATCCCTTGCCTACAGCACCGATCACGGGCGGAGCTGGACGCGGTACGACGGCAACCCGGTGCTCGACCTCGGCTCGAAGGACTTCCGCGATCCGAAGGTGTTCTGGTACAAGGACAGCTGGCGGATGGTGATCACGCTGTCGGACCAGCACAAGGTGTCGGTCTACAGCTCGCCGGATCTCAAGCAGTGGAAGCATCTCAGCGACTTCGGGCCGTTCGGCTCGATCAGCGGAGTGTGGGAGATGCCGGATCTCTTTCCGCTGCGGGTCGACGGGAAGACCACCAAGTGGGTGCTGTCGGTCAGCGTCGGCAGCACGGGGGTGCAGTACTTCGTGGGGAAGTTCGACGGTACGACGTATACGCCGGACGGGCCTGCGACGTACACCCCGCCGGCCGGCGTACCGCTGGAGAACTTCGAGTCCGGGAGCTACGGGGACTGGACGACGAGCGGTGACGCGTTCGGGAGTGCGCCCGCGAGCGGAACGCTGCCCGATCAGCAGGAGGTGTCCGGCTTCGTCGGGACGCGTCTCGTGAACAGCTACAACGGTGGCGACCGGTCCACCGGGACGTTGAGCTCGCCGGCGTTCACGATCACCAAGCCGCACCTGAACTTCGCGATCGGCGGCGGGCAGCATCCGTACGTCGAGGGCGCCACGCCGTTCGGCACGCTCCCGTCGGGCGAGGTGTTCGCGGACTTCTCCGGATCGACGTACGGCGACGGGTGGACCGCCACCGGGTCGTTCGCCGGATCGGGTCCGTCGCCGTCGAGCCTGCCGAATCAGCTTGGGCCACAGGTGCTCGACACGTTCACGCCCGACGGCGACGCCGGGACCGGGACCATCACGTCGCCGGTCTTCACGATCAGCCACCCGTACATCGACCTGCAGGTGGCGGGCGGCGACCACCCGTGGGGGCAGCCGAACCCGACCGCGGTCAACCTGCTCGTCGACGGCAAGGTAGTCGCCACGGCCAGCGGGCCGAATGCGCCGGATCTGACCTGGAACAACTGGGATGTCAGCCAGTACCAGGGCAAGCGGGCGCAGTTGCAGGTCGTCGATGACAACACCGAGGCGTCCGGCTGGGGTCATTTGATGGTGGGCGACATCCTGTTCGCGGACAGTCCGGCGAAGCCGTGGGATGTGCAGACCGGCGTCAACCTGGTCGTCGACGGGAAGGTCGTACGGTCGGCTACCGGTGCGAACAGTGAGGCGCTCGACTGGACGTCGTGGGATCTACAGGATCTGATCGGCAAGCAGGCGCATCTCGAGGTCGTCGACCACAGCAGTGGCGGGTGGGGGCACGTCCTTGCCGACGACTTCCGGTTGAGCGATTCGCCTGCGTCGAGTACGAACGAGCGTGCGCACTGGATGGACTTCGGCAGCGACTTCTATGCCGCGAACACGTGGAACGGGACCGGTGGGAAGCGCGTCGGGATCGCGTGGATGAGCAACTGGGCGTACGCGGGCCAGATCCCGACGACCCCGTGGCAGGGTGCTACCACCTTTCCGCGTGACCTCTCCCTGCGGACGATCGACGGCTCGGTCCAGCTGGTCCAGCAGCCGGTAGCCGGCCTCACGAGCCTTCGCGGGACGGCCGTCCAGGTCAGGAACGTCACGGCTACGAGCAGTACGAGGGCCGTGAACGTCAGCGGCGACACGCTCGAGATCGAGGCACACCTGCGGGCCGGTACCGCCGGCCGGTTCGGGTTGAACGTCCGTACCGGCGGTACGCAGTACACGCAGATCGGCTACGACACCCGGAGCAAGAAGCTGTACGTCGATCGCAGGCACTCCGGGGCGGTCGACTTCAGTACGTCGTTCGCCGACGTGAAGAGTGCTCCGCTGAACCTCGTCAACGGCGAACTGACGCTTCGCATCCTGGTCGACCGCGCGTCGGTGGAGGTCTTCGCCGACCAGGGCCAGGTGACGCTCACAGACCAGATCTTCCCGGATCCGGCAAGCCGCGGCGTCACCCTGTTCGCCGAGAACGGCACGACCTCGGCCGACCTCAAGGCCTGGCCGCTGAAGTCCAGCTGGCAGAAGGCGTCCGAGGTCGCCGGCGGCTGA
- a CDS encoding carbohydrate ABC transporter permease, which yields MSAVIADVPKTVVKRRSHPAAHGEARFGFAMIALSVLFVAVFTAIPIVASLGLSFFSWDVISSPQYVGLKNYQQLFNDGPVLKSFGVTLGMALAIVVLQLTIGLALAVLVNQRKLVWVRTLFRTAFYLPLLASTAAVSIFMGYLFDYKFGVVNYYLGVLGIPNVAWLTSGFGAASTIVLIAVWQQVGFTFVLFVASLMSVPTDVLEAAQIDGAGPLRTLFRIKVPLISPTILFAAVVALINAMQLFDQPYIMTKGGPGSATTTVTIQMYQKGFQNLQFGYGSAIAIVLLAAILVITGLQFLAARKLVFYQ from the coding sequence ATGTCCGCCGTCATCGCGGATGTACCGAAGACGGTCGTGAAACGGCGGAGCCATCCGGCCGCGCACGGGGAAGCGCGGTTCGGTTTCGCGATGATCGCGCTGTCGGTGCTGTTCGTCGCGGTCTTCACCGCGATCCCGATCGTCGCCTCGCTCGGCCTGTCGTTCTTCTCCTGGGACGTGATCTCGAGCCCGCAGTACGTCGGGCTGAAGAACTACCAGCAGCTGTTCAACGACGGGCCGGTGCTGAAGTCGTTCGGCGTCACGCTCGGGATGGCGCTCGCGATCGTCGTACTGCAGCTGACCATCGGCCTCGCCCTCGCGGTCCTGGTGAACCAGCGCAAGCTGGTGTGGGTACGGACACTGTTCCGTACGGCGTTCTACCTGCCGCTGCTGGCGTCGACCGCGGCCGTGTCGATCTTCATGGGCTACCTGTTCGACTACAAGTTCGGCGTCGTGAACTACTACCTCGGCGTGCTCGGGATCCCGAACGTGGCGTGGCTGACCAGCGGTTTCGGGGCGGCGAGCACGATCGTGCTGATCGCGGTGTGGCAGCAGGTCGGGTTCACGTTCGTCCTGTTCGTCGCCTCGTTGATGTCGGTGCCCACCGATGTCCTCGAGGCCGCGCAGATCGACGGCGCCGGACCGTTGCGGACACTGTTCCGGATCAAGGTCCCGTTGATCAGCCCAACGATCCTGTTCGCCGCGGTGGTTGCCCTGATCAACGCGATGCAGCTGTTCGACCAGCCTTACATCATGACCAAGGGCGGCCCGGGTTCGGCGACCACGACGGTGACGATCCAGATGTACCAGAAGGGTTTCCAGAACCTGCAGTTCGGGTACGGATCGGCGATCGCGATCGTGCTGCTGGCGGCGATCCTGGTGATCACCGGGCTGCAGTTCCTCGCGGCACGAAAGCTGGTGTTCTACCAATGA
- a CDS encoding glycoside hydrolase family 32 protein, which yields MTQVQADPRTAAHLRPAFHVRPPRGYLNDPNGPIEVDDDVHLYFQSRPTLDMHVPVEWGHATSTDYVRWTLHRPAMAPLPGGPDTDGCWSGNTVLDGGRIRAYYSGRIDESPYQSVLTAVSDDGGRSFGPARQVVPDPADDAIMFRDPFVWQENGSWWLAVGAGYADRGASITLYRSSDLRDWTYVGPLAELPRGVAGGEDTGAAWECPQLLTIDNRRIAVVASWSPESGPAEVLSFDVDVPVTPQRVDHGTNFYAASAMRDSRFGPLLFGWLTEGRDRDGWDDWAGVISLPRVVWLGADSSLRSAPVPTVDTLRTGPGVPADGCTTGPQCEIAVPEGSGQVIIRFSDHERVVIELDADTLTIDRTEASLSPYAHRDRMQVSDAFDPGSGRPAARIFLDGSVLEVFTSAGRVLSTRVYPTTPPIWRVEAPHNAHFWTLDR from the coding sequence TTGACCCAGGTCCAGGCCGACCCTCGTACGGCCGCACACCTCCGCCCCGCGTTCCACGTCCGGCCGCCGCGTGGATACCTCAACGACCCCAACGGCCCGATCGAGGTGGACGACGACGTACACCTGTACTTCCAGTCGCGGCCCACGCTCGACATGCACGTACCGGTCGAGTGGGGGCACGCGACGTCGACCGACTACGTGCGCTGGACGTTGCACCGCCCGGCGATGGCCCCGCTGCCGGGCGGGCCGGACACCGACGGCTGCTGGTCGGGTAACACGGTCCTCGACGGCGGCCGGATCCGCGCGTACTACTCCGGCCGGATCGACGAAAGCCCGTACCAGTCCGTGCTGACCGCGGTGTCGGACGACGGCGGCAGGTCGTTCGGGCCGGCCCGGCAGGTGGTGCCGGATCCGGCCGACGACGCGATCATGTTCCGCGATCCCTTCGTCTGGCAGGAGAACGGCAGCTGGTGGCTCGCAGTCGGAGCCGGGTACGCCGACCGCGGCGCGAGCATCACGCTCTACCGATCGAGCGACCTGCGGGACTGGACGTACGTCGGTCCGCTCGCCGAACTGCCTCGTGGTGTCGCGGGCGGCGAGGACACCGGCGCGGCGTGGGAATGCCCGCAATTGTTGACAATCGACAATCGGCGGATCGCGGTCGTCGCGTCGTGGTCGCCCGAGAGCGGCCCCGCGGAGGTCCTGTCGTTCGACGTCGACGTACCGGTGACGCCGCAGCGGGTCGATCACGGGACGAACTTCTACGCGGCGTCGGCGATGCGCGACAGCCGGTTCGGGCCGCTGCTCTTCGGGTGGCTGACCGAAGGACGCGACCGCGACGGCTGGGACGACTGGGCGGGGGTCATCTCGCTGCCTCGGGTCGTCTGGCTCGGCGCCGACTCGTCGCTCCGGAGCGCGCCCGTGCCGACGGTCGACACGCTCCGCACCGGCCCCGGCGTACCGGCCGACGGTTGCACGACGGGCCCGCAGTGCGAGATCGCCGTACCGGAAGGATCCGGGCAGGTGATCATCCGCTTCAGCGACCACGAGCGGGTGGTGATCGAGCTGGACGCGGACACGCTGACGATCGACCGTACCGAGGCCAGCCTCTCGCCGTACGCCCATCGCGACCGGATGCAGGTGTCCGACGCGTTCGATCCGGGATCCGGCCGTCCCGCGGCCCGGATCTTCCTCGACGGCTCGGTGCTGGAGGTCTTCACCAGCGCCGGCCGTGTCCTCAGCACCCGCGTCTACCCGACCACCCCGCCCATCTGGCGCGTCGAAGCACCGCACAACGCCCACTTCTGGACCCTCGACCGCTGA